One genomic window of Sporosarcina ureae includes the following:
- a CDS encoding GNAT family N-acetyltransferase, producing the protein MILLEGEQCYLRILTEDDAYQFTQLLIANKEYWTEFEPKHDNTYYTVAMQRDKIRESLYQMRDRREYNFGIFDSETSMIIGQISLYSIKRLPFSSGFVGYSIDQRQAGRGIGTEAVSLINQFAFEKANLHRIEAYVSPRNVGSVKVLEKAKYQREGLLRQLLFINGIWEDHYMYAIVEADY; encoded by the coding sequence ATGATTTTACTCGAAGGGGAGCAGTGCTACCTACGAATACTCACGGAAGATGATGCGTATCAATTCACCCAGCTACTTATCGCCAATAAGGAATACTGGACAGAATTTGAACCAAAACACGATAATACGTATTACACAGTAGCAATGCAACGGGATAAAATTCGAGAATCACTTTATCAAATGCGTGATCGACGAGAGTACAATTTCGGAATTTTTGATTCGGAAACTAGTATGATTATTGGCCAAATTTCATTGTATAGTATTAAACGGTTGCCGTTTTCCAGTGGTTTTGTGGGGTATTCCATTGATCAGCGGCAAGCAGGAAGAGGCATTGGGACTGAAGCAGTCTCACTCATTAATCAATTTGCGTTTGAAAAAGCGAATTTGCATAGGATAGAAGCCTATGTATCTCCTCGTAATGTAGGTTCGGTCAAAGTATTGGAAAAAGCGAAATACCAGCGTGAGGGGTTGTTGCGTCAATTACTGTTTATTAATGGTATATGGGAAGATCACTATATGTATGCCATTGTGGAAGCGGATTATTGA
- the motB gene encoding flagellar motor protein MotB, with product MAKKRKKKKREIEHINESWLLPYSDLLTLLLALFIVLFATSSVDEGRFAEVSKVFSEIFESGSGIMNESAPTTTPVPDDSVGELDENSSYMEDQQSLGETQDDLDEYIAVNELENQFDTKMTNEGLLLTIRDSVLFKSGKSTINPEYKRLANDISRLLTLDRPRQVVITGHTDDIPINNAQYSSNWELSVMRAVEFLKIIVQDNEVDPNLFSAKGYGEYKPIVPNDTVENRSKNRRVEVLIQPLVLKDGTPVTAQ from the coding sequence TTGGCGAAGAAGCGTAAGAAAAAGAAGCGCGAAATAGAACATATTAACGAATCTTGGCTATTACCTTACTCTGATCTATTGACATTATTACTAGCATTATTCATCGTGCTATTTGCTACGAGTTCGGTAGATGAGGGAAGATTTGCAGAAGTCTCTAAAGTATTCAGTGAAATATTTGAAAGTGGTAGTGGAATCATGAATGAGAGTGCGCCGACCACTACCCCTGTTCCAGACGACTCGGTAGGGGAGTTAGATGAAAACTCCTCCTATATGGAAGATCAGCAATCTTTGGGAGAAACGCAAGATGATTTGGACGAGTATATTGCCGTGAATGAACTAGAGAATCAGTTTGATACTAAAATGACGAATGAAGGCTTATTGCTCACGATTCGTGACAGCGTGCTGTTTAAATCAGGGAAGTCAACAATCAATCCTGAGTATAAAAGGTTGGCTAATGATATTTCTCGACTGCTGACACTTGATAGACCACGTCAGGTGGTCATCACGGGTCATACAGACGACATTCCCATCAATAACGCTCAATATTCATCCAACTGGGAATTAAGTGTTATGCGGGCTGTTGAGTTTTTGAAAATCATCGTCCAAGACAATGAAGTTGATCCGAATCTATTTAGCGCGAAAGGATACGGAGAATATAAGCCAATTGTTCCAAATGATACGGTAGAAAATCGCAGCAAAAACCGTAGAGTGGAAGTGCTCATTCAGCCACTTGTATTAAAAGATGGTACACCCGTCACAGCGCAATAA
- the motA gene encoding flagellar motor stator protein MotA, producing MDLSTIVGLVLGFAALLIGMTLKGVTPDALLNPAAILIIIAGTIGAVVIAFPLNELKKVPKLFKIIFTQQKLASDAELIRLFSSWADIARREGLLALEAKTDEIDDPFLKNGLSLAIDGQNADYIRDVLSEEVEAMEERHSVGALIFSQAGTYAPTLGVLGAVVGLIAALKDMNNIDALGHAISAAFIATLLGIFTGYVLWHPFSNKLVRKSKEEVRQRTMVIEGILSVLEGEAPRVIEQKLASYLSVEDRKKLAMDGGEGAGKVGEEA from the coding sequence ATGGATTTATCCACAATTGTAGGTTTAGTGTTAGGATTTGCAGCTCTCCTTATTGGGATGACGCTCAAAGGGGTAACGCCCGATGCGTTACTTAACCCGGCCGCTATCCTAATCATCATTGCAGGAACGATTGGTGCTGTTGTCATCGCATTTCCGCTAAATGAATTAAAGAAGGTACCTAAATTATTTAAAATTATTTTTACTCAGCAAAAGCTTGCGTCAGATGCAGAATTAATTCGTCTATTTTCTTCTTGGGCTGATATTGCGCGTAGAGAAGGATTACTTGCCTTGGAAGCAAAAACAGATGAAATTGATGATCCGTTTTTGAAAAATGGCTTGAGTTTGGCCATTGACGGTCAGAATGCCGATTATATTCGGGATGTATTAAGTGAAGAAGTTGAGGCGATGGAGGAACGTCACTCAGTTGGTGCACTCATTTTCTCTCAAGCCGGTACATATGCCCCTACACTAGGGGTTCTCGGAGCTGTTGTGGGATTGATTGCCGCACTAAAAGATATGAACAATATCGATGCGTTAGGACATGCGATTTCTGCTGCATTTATTGCGACATTGCTTGGGATTTTTACAGGATATGTTTTATGGCATCCGTTCTCTAATAAACTGGTGCGCAAGTCAAAAGAAGAAGTCCGCCAGAGGACAATGGTAATTGAAGGAATTCTTTCCGTATTGGAAGGGGAAGCGCCGCGTGTCATCGAACAGAAATTGGCATCTTATCTATCTGTAGAGGACCGGAAAAAGCTAGCTATGGATGGTGGCGAAGGAGCTGGTAAAGTTGGCGAAGAAGCGTAA
- a CDS encoding DUF1128 domain-containing protein, whose amino-acid sequence MDLSTKSPENVSYMIEKIKEKLRMVNVDAMKPENFSTEQYDDLYYMYEMVMKRENITPNEMQAIASELGSMRK is encoded by the coding sequence ATGGATTTGTCTACAAAATCACCTGAGAATGTCTCATACATGATTGAAAAGATTAAAGAAAAACTACGCATGGTAAATGTCGATGCGATGAAACCCGAAAACTTCAGTACAGAACAGTATGATGATTTGTACTATATGTACGAAATGGTCATGAAACGTGAAAACATTACGCCAAATGAAATGCAAGCAATTGCCTCAGAACTCGGTTCTATGCGCAAATAA
- a CDS encoding methyl-accepting chemotaxis protein has translation MKGSVRNKLIALAALVIFIPLLAVGIVNYFVAKQELEKVGEMGLQNGTYAVLDLIDELNVQVENGTISLEKAQERAKDKIMGPMATDGTRPINNPAKYGENFYFYVVDEEGTLLVHPQKEGESLYETKTKDGRYFIREVISEAKSGGGYVQYDWPLPSNLNVEAPKVTYSLQDPNWGWIIVAGTYLVDFNAGAKNVLWYTLISIIISIIVGVTLFSIFSGRLTSYIKNIRHITAEIAQGKLSGEDIPIRSRDELGHLAENVNTMKNNLNEMVGHTRLSSDRMRTSSETLSAITEETTASADEIHSAIAEVSSGAVLQSEEADIAITKVSQLSTLISKASEQYENVVTEMRSMNDLQSSGMQKAETLEENSQNFNIVINDLQGNFSQLVSRMNEIQTIVQTISSISEQTNLLALNASIEAARAGEHGKGFAVVANEVRHLSEDTNEATTKVRDLLVHIRKDTTTAENQMKHTLDLTSNQEGTIIETKNAFEQLSDSILNITSLLKTMENDMNSMDENRQHVVQAIDQIAAVATESAAATEQVNASIDEQKAAISTIMHASLDLHTEAENMHDLVDRFS, from the coding sequence GTGAAAGGTTCAGTACGCAACAAGTTAATAGCGCTCGCAGCACTTGTTATTTTTATTCCATTATTAGCTGTGGGGATCGTCAATTACTTTGTAGCGAAGCAAGAACTTGAGAAAGTTGGGGAAATGGGATTACAGAACGGGACTTATGCTGTTCTGGACTTAATCGATGAACTGAATGTTCAAGTAGAGAATGGTACAATAAGTTTGGAGAAAGCACAAGAACGAGCTAAAGACAAAATTATGGGACCTATGGCCACTGATGGCACTAGACCTATAAACAATCCAGCGAAATATGGGGAGAACTTCTACTTTTACGTTGTGGATGAGGAAGGTACTTTACTTGTACATCCACAGAAAGAAGGAGAAAGTCTCTATGAAACGAAAACAAAAGATGGCCGTTACTTCATTCGTGAAGTAATCTCAGAAGCTAAAAGCGGAGGTGGTTATGTACAGTATGACTGGCCGCTGCCAAGTAACTTGAATGTTGAAGCACCCAAAGTCACATACAGCCTACAAGACCCTAATTGGGGATGGATTATAGTGGCAGGGACTTATCTAGTAGATTTTAATGCTGGAGCAAAAAATGTTTTATGGTATACCTTAATTTCAATCATTATTTCTATTATCGTGGGTGTTACACTATTCTCGATCTTCTCAGGGCGCCTAACATCATATATTAAGAATATCCGTCACATTACAGCTGAAATTGCGCAAGGGAAACTATCAGGCGAAGATATTCCAATCCGTTCACGTGATGAGCTCGGCCATTTAGCTGAAAACGTAAATACAATGAAAAATAATCTGAATGAAATGGTCGGTCACACAAGACTTTCTTCAGACCGTATGAGAACATCTTCCGAAACACTTAGCGCAATCACGGAAGAAACAACAGCATCGGCTGACGAAATCCATAGCGCTATTGCTGAAGTATCTTCAGGTGCAGTATTGCAATCCGAAGAAGCAGATATCGCGATTACAAAAGTTAGTCAATTATCTACATTGATTTCTAAAGCATCCGAGCAATATGAAAACGTAGTGACAGAAATGCGCAGCATGAACGATCTACAAAGTTCAGGTATGCAAAAAGCGGAGACTTTAGAGGAAAACTCTCAAAACTTCAACATTGTCATCAACGACTTGCAAGGGAACTTCTCACAACTTGTATCTAGAATGAATGAAATACAAACCATCGTCCAAACGATTTCATCCATCTCTGAGCAAACGAACTTACTGGCATTAAACGCTAGTATCGAAGCCGCTCGCGCAGGAGAACATGGAAAAGGATTCGCTGTAGTAGCCAATGAAGTCCGCCATTTATCGGAAGACACGAATGAGGCAACTACGAAAGTTCGCGATCTCCTTGTGCATATTCGAAAAGATACGACAACTGCCGAAAATCAAATGAAACACACATTAGATTTGACGAGTAATCAAGAAGGCACGATTATAGAAACTAAAAATGCTTTCGAACAACTATCCGATTCCATTCTCAACATCACATCACTGTTGAAGACTATGGAAAATGATATGAACAGTATGGATGAAAATCGACAACATGTTGTTCAGGCAATAGATCAAATTGCAGCTGTCGCAACTGAATCGGCTGCCGCTACCGAACAAGTCAATGCATCCATCGATGAACAAAAAGCTGCAATCAGCACGATTATGCACGCTTCCCTTGACCTTCATACAGAAGCAGAGAATATGCACGATCTAGTTGACCGATTTAGCTAA
- a CDS encoding DUF4870 domain-containing protein, which translates to MSNSKLLSSLSYFSVFFAPLLLPIIIYFVADEFEVRRHAKKALVSHIVPMVLLIAGFIIMSFSIFSFNTDSITNANSNMMFWGFIPMLFIILYSLLFVIVLIWNVYQGIKVLK; encoded by the coding sequence ATGTCAAATTCAAAGTTATTGTCTTCTCTTAGTTATTTCAGTGTCTTTTTCGCTCCCCTTTTACTGCCAATCATCATTTATTTCGTTGCAGATGAATTCGAAGTTCGCCGTCATGCAAAAAAAGCACTCGTTTCACATATCGTCCCTATGGTATTACTAATAGCTGGTTTCATTATCATGTCCTTTTCGATCTTTTCCTTTAATACCGACAGCATCACAAATGCAAACAGCAATATGATGTTCTGGGGATTCATTCCTATGTTATTCATTATTTTATATAGTTTATTGTTTGTAATTGTCCTGATTTGGAATGTATATCAAGGCATAAAAGTCTTGAAATAA
- a CDS encoding DEAD/DEAH box helicase — translation MNFLDELNESLRTKWKFKQPMPIQSQMIPEMLSGKDIVAESPTGTGKTLAYALPVIQMVDGNLPKTQALIITPSQELSMQIVNVIRELVEGTPVTVTQLIGGANMQRQIEKLKKKPTIVVGTPGRLNELVRERKLKMYDIQYLVIDEGDQLLSREYRVLVKSLIEAANPERQVAVVSATITDEIELVAKQLMKDPIRLQVNADEIPNSGEVIHSYVKVDERKKTDVLRGISAISGVRALTFMNNVDQLRMKELKLLYTDAPIAVLYSDMKKLDRQKTLEDFRKGTIRILIATDLAARGLDIEGLTHVIHVDVPHTAEQYVHRSGRTGRAGADGEVLTLLSYTEERDYRKVSKGIKTVQKVWYNGQLIEGNSKTVEEMKKAAPKKSKPKVKKKK, via the coding sequence ATGAATTTTTTAGACGAGCTGAATGAATCTTTGCGCACAAAATGGAAATTTAAACAACCTATGCCGATTCAGTCTCAAATGATACCCGAGATGTTGTCTGGTAAAGACATAGTAGCTGAATCACCAACAGGGACAGGGAAAACACTAGCCTATGCGTTACCTGTGATTCAAATGGTCGACGGAAATCTACCGAAGACACAAGCGTTAATTATTACGCCATCACAAGAGCTATCTATGCAGATAGTCAATGTGATACGTGAGTTGGTTGAAGGTACTCCAGTTACAGTAACTCAGCTGATTGGCGGTGCAAATATGCAACGTCAAATCGAAAAGCTAAAGAAAAAACCAACAATCGTAGTCGGTACACCGGGAAGATTAAATGAATTAGTAAGAGAAAGAAAGCTGAAAATGTATGATATTCAATACTTGGTCATTGATGAAGGGGATCAGCTTCTGTCGCGTGAATATCGCGTACTAGTGAAAAGCTTAATTGAAGCAGCAAATCCTGAACGTCAGGTGGCAGTTGTGTCTGCTACAATTACAGATGAAATCGAGCTGGTTGCCAAGCAACTGATGAAAGATCCAATCCGCCTACAAGTCAATGCGGATGAGATTCCAAATAGTGGTGAAGTTATTCATTCCTACGTAAAAGTGGATGAACGCAAAAAGACCGACGTACTTCGAGGGATCTCTGCAATATCAGGGGTGCGCGCACTAACATTCATGAATAACGTAGATCAATTGCGTATGAAAGAACTAAAACTACTTTACACCGATGCACCAATTGCAGTCCTCTACTCGGATATGAAAAAACTCGATCGCCAGAAGACATTAGAAGACTTCAGAAAAGGTACTATTCGTATACTGATTGCAACAGACTTAGCAGCGCGAGGCCTGGATATCGAAGGACTGACACACGTCATCCATGTCGATGTACCACACACAGCTGAGCAATACGTGCACAGATCGGGAAGAACAGGCCGTGCAGGAGCAGACGGTGAAGTCCTGACACTTCTATCTTACACGGAAGAACGCGACTACCGTAAAGTTTCCAAAGGCATCAAAACCGTTCAAAAAGTCTGGTACAACGGACAACTGATCGAAGGAAACTCTAAGACAGTGGAAGAAATGAAAAAAGCGGCACCAAAGAAATCAAAGCCGAAAGTTAAGAAAAAGAAATAA
- a CDS encoding lipid II:glycine glycyltransferase FemX has product MPILDKSNAEDVKRYETFMRNSPFRSITQDPNWANVKDDWGNEQVYVERDGEIVAAMSLLIRKVPGGFSLLYAPRGPICDLHNQKLVEELIQEAEVLVKKHKAFALKMDPEQLYTDELDKLYRDAGYIVRNEGAGKEDLIQPRYNMIVKLTDEDEDSLMLKFRSRTRSKIRSSARKGVEISYSRSDEYLKKFFEIHEEMSVRNQISIRSYDYFVKMREAFDDLRIYIAKHEDDYLAGAVTINYNGKLYYLYAGSSNTKRNLNPSYLMNYEMMKWGLEIGAEQYDLGGVFVLDSEQDGLYNFKNSFCQVDGVTEFIGEIDKVYKPFIYNMFVKVVPKIQKLKKKLQKK; this is encoded by the coding sequence GTGCCGATTTTAGATAAAAGCAATGCAGAAGATGTTAAAAGATATGAAACGTTTATGAGAAATTCTCCCTTTCGTTCAATTACACAAGATCCCAACTGGGCAAATGTTAAAGATGATTGGGGTAATGAGCAAGTATACGTAGAACGAGATGGAGAAATTGTAGCCGCTATGTCCTTATTGATACGGAAGGTACCAGGCGGTTTTTCATTACTATATGCACCACGTGGACCTATTTGTGATTTACATAATCAGAAATTGGTTGAAGAATTAATTCAAGAGGCAGAGGTGCTTGTAAAAAAACATAAAGCCTTTGCATTAAAAATGGATCCAGAACAGCTGTATACAGATGAATTGGACAAGCTTTACCGTGATGCAGGTTACATAGTACGCAACGAAGGCGCGGGCAAAGAAGATTTAATACAGCCTCGTTACAATATGATTGTTAAATTGACCGACGAAGATGAAGATTCGTTAATGCTTAAGTTCCGTAGCAGAACACGAAGTAAAATCCGAAGCTCTGCACGTAAAGGTGTGGAGATTTCTTATTCTCGCAGTGATGAATATTTAAAGAAATTCTTTGAAATCCATGAAGAAATGTCTGTTCGTAATCAAATCTCTATTCGTTCCTATGATTATTTCGTCAAAATGCGAGAAGCATTCGATGATTTACGCATCTATATAGCAAAGCATGAAGACGATTATTTAGCTGGTGCTGTAACAATTAACTATAATGGGAAATTGTATTATTTATACGCTGGCAGTTCCAACACGAAGCGCAATCTTAATCCTAGTTATCTAATGAACTATGAAATGATGAAGTGGGGATTGGAAATCGGAGCGGAACAGTATGATCTTGGTGGGGTATTCGTACTCGATAGTGAGCAAGATGGATTATATAACTTTAAGAACAGTTTTTGTCAGGTAGACGGCGTAACAGAATTTATCGGTGAAATCGATAAAGTATACAAACCGTTCATTTATAACATGTTTGTAAAAGTAGTGCCTAAAATTCAGAAGTTGAAAAAGAAGCTTCAAAAAAAATAA
- a CDS encoding aminopeptidase: MNQFQDQLSNYADLAVKVGVNIQQDQYLFISASTEITSFVRLIVEKAYEAGARQVFVDWVDDIVTRLRYEKAPADSFSEFPAWKQMEREQLAEKGAAFMSIVSQDPDLLNGIESSRIRDNQKASSTALSQFRQAMQADKFSWTVIAAPSTAWAAKVFPELPTEEQVPALWNAILRAVRADQPDPVQAWNKHNENLHEKVDYLNGKHYRKLHYTAPGTDLTIELPEKHLWCGAGSVNQAGHEFMANMPTEEVFTAPLKTGVNGSVTSTKPLSYAGTIIEGFTIQFKDGKITNVSADQGEEILKQLVDTDEGSQFLGEVALVPHDSPISNSNVLFYNTLFDENASNHLAIGSAYAFCLDGGKEMDSEQLQANGLNQSLTHVDFMIGSEKMDIDGILEDGTVEPVFRNGNWAF, encoded by the coding sequence ATGAATCAATTTCAAGACCAACTTTCCAATTATGCCGACTTAGCCGTAAAGGTAGGTGTAAATATTCAACAAGATCAATATCTGTTCATCAGCGCTTCTACTGAAATTACTTCATTTGTTCGATTGATCGTTGAAAAAGCTTATGAAGCAGGAGCACGACAAGTATTCGTAGACTGGGTCGACGATATCGTCACACGTCTGCGTTATGAAAAAGCACCAGCGGATTCGTTTTCTGAGTTCCCTGCGTGGAAACAAATGGAACGTGAACAGCTAGCTGAAAAAGGCGCTGCTTTCATGTCCATCGTATCGCAAGACCCAGACTTATTAAACGGCATTGAATCTAGCAGAATACGCGATAATCAGAAAGCCTCCAGCACTGCTCTTAGCCAGTTCCGTCAAGCTATGCAGGCAGATAAATTTAGCTGGACAGTAATCGCTGCACCTTCGACTGCATGGGCAGCTAAAGTTTTTCCTGAATTACCTACGGAAGAACAAGTACCTGCTCTATGGAATGCTATTTTACGTGCTGTAAGAGCTGATCAGCCAGATCCAGTGCAAGCATGGAATAAGCACAATGAAAATTTGCATGAAAAAGTAGATTATTTGAATGGTAAACATTACCGTAAACTTCATTATACAGCTCCAGGCACCGACTTAACAATAGAATTACCGGAAAAGCACTTATGGTGTGGAGCTGGTAGTGTCAATCAAGCTGGGCATGAGTTCATGGCGAATATGCCAACCGAAGAAGTCTTTACAGCACCGTTAAAAACTGGAGTGAATGGCTCTGTTACCAGCACTAAACCACTTAGCTATGCGGGAACAATCATTGAGGGCTTCACGATTCAATTTAAAGACGGCAAAATCACAAACGTTTCAGCTGATCAAGGTGAAGAAATCCTGAAACAACTGGTCGATACCGACGAAGGCTCCCAATTCCTTGGTGAAGTAGCACTGGTACCGCATGACTCACCTATTTCCAATTCAAATGTTTTATTCTACAATACTTTATTTGATGAAAATGCCTCAAATCACTTGGCAATCGGGAGTGCTTACGCATTTTGTCTAGATGGTGGAAAAGAAATGGATTCCGAACAACTACAAGCTAATGGATTAAACCAAAGCTTGACACACGTCGATTTCATGATTGGATCTGAAAAGATGGATATTGATGGAATACTTGAAGATGGAACAGTAGAGCCTGTCTTCCGTAATGGCAATTGGGCATTCTAA
- a CDS encoding carboxylate--amine ligase yields the protein MSKHSFIPIIVGTNINAYNMAISFHEEYGIKPVIVGREPLPFTSYSTITDIQELNHGLHDPKVFVQFLRDIAKKYRTADQKLVLVGTDDLYVRLIIEQREALQEDFLFNYIDEEIMNAVYIKKNFYKLCAEHGIDTPSTYFHSCLSDEPFTEEVLFPVIIKPSDGVQYYRHPFDGLQKIYKVDTYEEINRIIQMVKASGYTEDLIIQDFIPGDDTYMWDAVYYADQHGKAQLITLAQVVLQERAMTAIGNYTALITRYDEEIMTKLAKFLEAIGYVGYGNFDLKYDERDGKFKAFEVNIRQGRSSYYITQCGENMAKYLVDDLVYEKEKPLTYLDDHFLFTVVPKAVLKKFVDNPPMEKEIRSLIKAGKYGNPLFYNKDKHMKRKMYLLMRQINYYKKYKNAVEE from the coding sequence ATGAGTAAGCATTCTTTTATCCCGATTATTGTCGGAACTAATATTAATGCCTATAATATGGCAATTTCATTTCATGAAGAATATGGCATCAAACCTGTAATTGTTGGTAGGGAACCATTACCATTTACAAGCTATAGTACGATTACAGATATCCAGGAACTGAATCACGGTCTACACGATCCAAAAGTATTTGTTCAGTTTTTACGGGATATTGCGAAGAAATACCGTACGGCTGATCAAAAATTAGTGCTTGTCGGAACAGACGATTTATATGTCCGATTGATTATTGAGCAACGAGAAGCTTTGCAAGAAGATTTCTTATTCAATTATATAGATGAAGAAATCATGAATGCCGTGTATATTAAGAAAAACTTCTATAAATTATGTGCAGAGCATGGAATAGATACACCCTCTACGTACTTCCATTCATGTTTATCCGATGAACCATTTACAGAAGAAGTACTGTTCCCGGTCATCATCAAGCCGAGCGATGGTGTTCAATATTATCGTCATCCGTTTGACGGGTTGCAGAAAATCTATAAAGTTGATACATATGAGGAAATCAATCGCATTATCCAAATGGTTAAGGCCAGTGGATACACAGAAGATCTGATCATCCAAGATTTCATTCCTGGGGATGATACGTATATGTGGGATGCTGTATATTACGCTGATCAGCATGGTAAAGCGCAGCTAATCACATTGGCTCAGGTGGTATTACAAGAACGTGCGATGACGGCTATCGGAAATTATACGGCATTGATTACGCGGTATGATGAAGAAATTATGACGAAGTTAGCTAAATTCCTTGAAGCAATTGGCTATGTCGGTTACGGGAACTTCGATTTGAAATACGATGAACGCGATGGCAAATTCAAAGCGTTTGAAGTGAATATCCGTCAAGGACGTTCGAGTTATTACATTACGCAATGCGGTGAGAATATGGCGAAGTATTTGGTCGATGACTTGGTATACGAGAAGGAAAAGCCATTAACCTATCTAGATGACCATTTCTTATTCACTGTCGTACCGAAAGCAGTATTGAAAAAGTTTGTCGATAATCCGCCTATGGAAAAAGAGATTCGATCGCTTATCAAAGCAGGAAAGTATGGTAATCCTTTATTTTACAATAAAGATAAACATATGAAGCGAAAAATGTATTTACTGATGCGTCAAATCAACTATTACAAGAAGTATAAAAATGCTGTCGAAGAATAA
- a CDS encoding beta-class carbonic anhydrase, giving the protein MTSLSEIMIYNKSFVEEKKYEEFSTTKFPNKRIVILTCMDTRLIELLPKAMNLKNGDAKIIKSAGAIITSPFGGLMRSILVAVYELQADEIYVIGHHDCGMSSINTDHIIGNMIERGVDPNMFKTLKYSGIDMEKWLHGFSDVTESVKKSVDAIRNHPLIPTDVNVHGLVIDPANGKLDIIEDGYNAQELSQ; this is encoded by the coding sequence ATGACATCATTATCCGAAATTATGATTTATAACAAATCGTTCGTTGAAGAAAAAAAGTACGAAGAGTTTTCCACTACGAAATTTCCGAATAAACGGATTGTCATCCTCACGTGTATGGATACAAGATTAATCGAGCTTCTTCCTAAAGCAATGAATTTAAAAAATGGCGATGCTAAAATCATTAAAAGTGCTGGCGCTATTATCACATCTCCTTTTGGCGGTTTGATGCGAAGTATATTAGTTGCCGTTTATGAATTACAAGCAGATGAAATATACGTGATCGGGCATCATGATTGCGGCATGAGCTCGATCAACACGGATCACATTATAGGAAACATGATTGAGCGCGGTGTTGATCCGAACATGTTCAAAACATTGAAGTATTCCGGTATCGATATGGAAAAATGGTTGCACGGTTTCAGCGATGTGACAGAGAGCGTGAAAAAGAGTGTGGACGCGATCCGCAACCACCCTCTCATCCCAACCGACGTAAATGTTCATGGTCTTGTAATCGACCCTGCTAACGGCAAGCTGGACATTATTGAAGATGGTTACAATGCACAAGAGTTATCTCAGTAA
- the map gene encoding type I methionyl aminopeptidase, whose amino-acid sequence MIVKNDEELEGLRAIGKIVAEIRETLKDATVPGITTKELDDMAGRLFAEKGAVSAPIDQYDFPGYTCISVNHHVAHGIPGSYEIQDGDLVNIDVSGSAGGYFADTGISFVAGTPDEQKQKLCDVAKSALDRALLKVKAGSSLNQIGKAVEREAKDNGLHVIKNLTGHGIGTSLHEEPQHILNYYDPWDKTLLKDGMVLAVEPFVSQAAEQVIELDDGWTFVTPDKSLVAQIEHTIVVTKNQPIILTQLD is encoded by the coding sequence ATGATTGTAAAAAATGATGAAGAATTAGAGGGGTTAAGGGCAATAGGTAAAATTGTTGCAGAAATTCGTGAAACGTTGAAAGATGCTACAGTACCTGGCATCACGACGAAAGAACTTGATGATATGGCAGGTCGTCTGTTTGCTGAAAAAGGTGCGGTTTCTGCTCCTATTGATCAGTATGACTTCCCTGGCTATACATGTATCAGTGTCAACCATCATGTAGCGCACGGTATTCCAGGAAGTTACGAGATCCAAGATGGTGATCTCGTGAATATAGATGTCTCCGGATCAGCTGGCGGCTATTTTGCAGATACTGGTATTTCATTCGTAGCAGGTACACCTGATGAGCAAAAGCAGAAGTTATGCGACGTAGCAAAGTCAGCTTTGGACCGCGCATTATTGAAAGTAAAAGCTGGTTCTAGTTTGAACCAGATCGGTAAAGCTGTGGAGCGTGAAGCGAAAGATAACGGCTTACATGTGATTAAAAATTTAACCGGTCACGGAATTGGTACGTCTCTTCACGAAGAGCCACAACATATTCTGAATTATTATGATCCTTGGGATAAAACGTTATTGAAGGATGGTATGGTGCTGGCAGTGGAGCCATTCGTTTCACAGGCGGCTGAGCAGGTGATTGAATTGGATGACGGGTGGACATTTGTTACGCCTGATAAGTCACTGGTTGCCCAAATTGAGCATACGATTGTCGTGACGAAGAATCAGCCTATAATTTTGACTCAGCTTGATTGA